The following proteins are co-located in the Streptomyces sp. NBC_01408 genome:
- a CDS encoding GNAT family N-acetyltransferase yields the protein MTELGPVAWPPAPIRTERLLLRESDARDRAAFIELFASPEVHTYLGGPRPRDELERAVPELPGRRSGLFVIDLDGAMIGTITLDRRDAEHPGHVRPDAGEAELGYMFLPEAWGCGYAAEACAAALGWFADALPGEPVVLCTQTANDRSMRLAAKLGFTEVQRFEEWGAEQWFGMWSPVTPSG from the coding sequence ATGACTGAGCTCGGACCCGTCGCCTGGCCACCTGCCCCGATAAGGACCGAACGGCTCCTGCTTCGCGAGTCCGATGCCCGGGACCGTGCGGCGTTCATCGAACTGTTCGCCTCGCCGGAGGTGCACACCTACCTCGGTGGCCCTCGACCCCGTGACGAGCTCGAACGCGCGGTGCCTGAACTGCCCGGTCGGCGCTCTGGCCTTTTCGTGATCGATCTCGACGGAGCGATGATCGGCACGATCACGCTCGATCGGCGCGACGCGGAGCATCCGGGGCATGTCCGTCCGGACGCCGGGGAGGCCGAGCTCGGCTATATGTTCCTGCCGGAGGCGTGGGGATGCGGGTATGCCGCCGAGGCGTGCGCGGCGGCGCTCGGCTGGTTCGCCGACGCGCTTCCCGGCGAGCCGGTGGTGCTCTGCACCCAGACTGCCAACGACCGCTCGATGCGCCTCGCGGCGAAGCTGGGGTTCACCGAGGTGCAACGGTTCGAGGAGTGGGGCGCCGAGCAGTGGTTCGGCATGTGGTCTCCGGTCACGCCGTCTGGTTGA
- a CDS encoding pyridoxamine 5'-phosphate oxidase family protein: protein MPLSTAEREAFLAEPHIGSLAVARPEKDRAPLVVPVWYGYRPGGEPWVLIFADSVKARLMADTGRFSLLAERVTPTVRYVSVEGPIVSTEATTDDEHRTMVERYLPPESAAVYLERAANEVGRQITVRMRPEHWFSADLGAV, encoded by the coding sequence GTGCCCCTGTCGACCGCGGAGCGCGAGGCCTTCCTCGCTGAACCGCACATCGGATCGCTGGCCGTCGCCCGCCCCGAGAAGGACCGGGCGCCGCTCGTCGTGCCGGTCTGGTACGGCTACCGGCCCGGGGGCGAGCCATGGGTGCTGATCTTCGCTGATTCCGTCAAGGCCCGGCTGATGGCCGACACGGGCCGATTCTCCCTGCTGGCCGAACGTGTCACCCCGACCGTCCGCTATGTCTCCGTCGAGGGCCCGATCGTCTCCACCGAGGCCACCACGGACGACGAACACCGGACGATGGTGGAGCGCTACCTGCCCCCGGAGTCCGCCGCGGTATACCTGGAACGCGCGGCGAACGAAGTCGGCCGTCAGATCACTGTCCGAATGCGCCCCGAACACTGGTTCTCCGCTGACCTGGGCGCCGTCTGA
- a CDS encoding DUF1918 domain-containing protein: protein MRASVGDRLLVHGRTVGQHDRSAEVVEVLGPDGTPPYRVRFEDGHETLMSPGPDTVVRHLTEDA, encoded by the coding sequence ATGCGAGCAAGTGTGGGCGACCGCCTTTTGGTTCACGGCCGCACGGTCGGTCAGCATGACCGATCGGCAGAGGTGGTTGAGGTGCTGGGCCCGGACGGTACGCCGCCCTACAGGGTGCGGTTCGAGGACGGGCACGAAACGCTCATGTCGCCTGGTCCTGACACAGTCGTCCGTCACCTGACGGAAGACGCCTGA